A DNA window from Bombus vancouverensis nearcticus chromosome 6, iyBomVanc1_principal, whole genome shotgun sequence contains the following coding sequences:
- the ova gene encoding ovaries absent isoform X1, with translation MVLSDTGYMLHQVTPERISRNGKQLYKGKCTLSENNADSFENMKYSMLQEQEYGVGLPQNLVPSEMNECVMVDTDPMEIESSSLEEASVVSNLPLLFANGHPTSLEKITVTQLERFVTFMVKCSLGHDTNEVISEPRWWPKEVKFSNPLTRPKRVNDNWMANLKKLVFRCYTYHRSEYLLRFCSYLARYSQEDLQYVNNWDSTTSLYHKSTGKLLVTFRNENMNYDRTCESPRKKLLSCRGVISSYTKQQQHSVMMNHTPTGDIYLCDNCDAEFIGLEKMKEHESVCYEQEHNGSNSRSTTPDLSIVEPELRQNQFLEYFHLCSVKLESKSVEIRNDATVNNNNIISRTSRRVRGFVNFTRCPTIPFSSPAGILLAKRSKAMTEETQQERLERIERHLIAPVLNSSSKPKWLQADVDNDKWSVTYKPNRDKLACDYVHQYKFVNSVKKKPMLSIQSQLLYVVCRPVFVILNRLTQEQIHDFKQNQPKYQCLIQNVSIVNKKMITHNEGKTGPNVPSKRKAPSDESDINTMKENVEKVVGNEIINVELIDFGGKCSSGENNTTTIHSIKEIASCIRPSEAIAVIDLCSSDEEENTCTPASSNENKDSMSCLSHDVKGVTESFLEKFSSTKFQLEHEKCEWISDNILNNDVENYTDKYHSTMLNTFTNLSPILRPAP, from the exons ATGGTACTGTCAGATACTGGTTACATGTTACATCAAGTTACACCAGAAAG AATAAGCAGAAATGGAAAACAGCtttataaaggaaaatgtaCCTTAAGTGAAAATAATGCAGATAGCTTTGAAAACATGAAATACTCAATGTTGCAAGAACAAGAATACGGGGTAGGTTTACCTCAAAATCTGGTGCCCAGTGAAATGAACGAATGTGTGATGGTCGATACAGATCCTATGGAAATAGAAAGCAGTTCTTTGGAGGAAGCTTCTGTGGTATCTAATCTTCCGCTTTTATTTGCCAATGGACATCCAACGTCATTGGAAAAAATTACTGTG ACACAATTAGAACGTTTTGTTacattcatggttaaatgctcCTTGGGCCATGATACTAACGAAGTGATCAGTGAACCGAGGTGGTGGCCAAAAGAAgttaaattttcaaatccttTAACAAGACCTAAAAGAGTAAACGAT aaCTGGATGgccaatttaaaaaaattagtaTTTAGATGTTATACATACCATAGAAGTGAATATCTCTTACGTTTTTGCTCATATCTTGCACGGTACTCGCAAGAAGATCTACAATATGTTAATAATTGGGACTCTACAACAAGTTTGTATCACAAAAGTACTGGCAAGCTATTAGTGACATTTCGCAATGAAAATATG aATTATGATAGAACTTGTGAAAGTCCACGAAAGAAGTTGTTATCTTGTAGAGGAGTAATTTCTTCCTATACGAAACAGcaacagcattccgttatgatGAATCATACACCAACAGGAGATATTTATCTATGTGATAATTGTGATGCGGAATTTATAGGCCTAGAGAAAATGAAG GAACATGAAAGTGTATGTTATGAACAAGAACATAACGGAAGCAATTCTCGATCTACAACTCCGGACTTGTCGATTGTAGAGCCTGAATTAAGGCAAAACCAGTTCTTGGAATATTTTCACTTGTGTTCAGTGAAATTGGAATCGAAATCAGTTGAAATTCGCAATGATGCTACagttaataacaataatatcattAGCCGAACCTCCCGCCGTGTTAGAGGGTTTGTAAATTTTACAAGATGTCCGactattcctttttcttctcctgCTGGTATATTATTAGCTAAAAGATCCAAGGCAATGACAGAAGAAACGCAACAAGAAAGGCTAGAAAGGATAGAAAGACATCTCATTGCTCCTGTCTTAAACAGCTCGTCTAAACCAAAGTGGTTGCAAGCGGACGTTGATAACGATAAATGGAGTGTTACATATAAACCAAATCGAGATAAACTGGCATGCGATTATGTGCAccaatataaatttgtaaattctgTTAAAAAGAAACCAA tGTTGAGCATACAATCACAGTTACTGTATGTTGTTTGTCGACCTGTTTTTGTTATTCTAAATCGATTGACCCAGGAACAAATACATGATTTTAAACAAAATCAGCCAAAATATCAATGTCTTATTCAAAATGTTTCTATTGTAAACAAGAAAATGATAACACATAATGAAGGAAAAACAGGACCAAACGTTCCTTCAAAACGTAAAGCTCCAAGTGATGAAAGTGACATAAACACGATGAAAGAAAACGTAGAAAAGGTAGTTGGCAATGAAATTATCAATGTAGAATTAATTGATTTTGGAGGTAAATGTTCTTCTGGCGAAAATAATACGACTACCATTCATTCAATTAAAGAGATCGCATCGTGTATAAGACCGTCGGAAGCGATTGCAGTAATCGATCTATGCTCTTCGGATGAGGAAGAAAATACATGTACTCCTGCATCTTCGAACGAAAATAAAGATTCAATGAGTTGTTTATCTCATGATGTCAAAGGTGTAACAGAATCATTCTTAGAAAAATTTTCTTCAACTAAATTTCAGTTAGAACATGAAAAATGCGAGTGGATATcggataatattttaaataacgatGTTGAAAATTATACAGACAAGTACCATAGTACAATGTTAAatacatttacaaatttatCCCCAATCCTTAGACCAGCACCATAA
- the ova gene encoding ovaries absent isoform X4, translating to MVLSDTGYMLHQVTPERISRNGKQLYKGKCTLSENNADSFENMKYSMLQEQEYGVGLPQNLVPSEMNECVMVDTDPMEIESSSLEEASVVSNLPLLFANGHPTSLEKITVTQLERFVTFMVKCSLGHDTNEVISEPRWWPKEVKFSNPLTRPKRVNDNWMANLKKLVFRCYTYHRSEYLLRFCSYLARYSQEDLQYVNNWDSTTSLYHKSTGKLLVTFRNENMNYDRTCESPRKKLLSCRGVISSYTKQQQHSVMMNHTPTGDIYLCDNCDAEFIGLEKMKEHESVCYEQEHNGSNSRSTTPDLSIVEPELRQNQFLEYFHLCSVKLESKSVEIRNDATVNNNNIISRTSRRVRGFVNFTRCPTIPFSSPAGILLAKRSKAMTEETQQERLERIERHLIAPVLNSSSKPKWLQADVDNDKWSVTYKPNRDKLACDYVHQYKFVNSVKKKPMLSIQSQLLYVVCRPVFVILNRLTQEQIHDFKQNQPKYQCLIQNVSIVNKKMITHNEGKTGPNVPSKRKAPSDESDINTMKENVEKRSHRV from the exons ATGGTACTGTCAGATACTGGTTACATGTTACATCAAGTTACACCAGAAAG AATAAGCAGAAATGGAAAACAGCtttataaaggaaaatgtaCCTTAAGTGAAAATAATGCAGATAGCTTTGAAAACATGAAATACTCAATGTTGCAAGAACAAGAATACGGGGTAGGTTTACCTCAAAATCTGGTGCCCAGTGAAATGAACGAATGTGTGATGGTCGATACAGATCCTATGGAAATAGAAAGCAGTTCTTTGGAGGAAGCTTCTGTGGTATCTAATCTTCCGCTTTTATTTGCCAATGGACATCCAACGTCATTGGAAAAAATTACTGTG ACACAATTAGAACGTTTTGTTacattcatggttaaatgctcCTTGGGCCATGATACTAACGAAGTGATCAGTGAACCGAGGTGGTGGCCAAAAGAAgttaaattttcaaatccttTAACAAGACCTAAAAGAGTAAACGAT aaCTGGATGgccaatttaaaaaaattagtaTTTAGATGTTATACATACCATAGAAGTGAATATCTCTTACGTTTTTGCTCATATCTTGCACGGTACTCGCAAGAAGATCTACAATATGTTAATAATTGGGACTCTACAACAAGTTTGTATCACAAAAGTACTGGCAAGCTATTAGTGACATTTCGCAATGAAAATATG aATTATGATAGAACTTGTGAAAGTCCACGAAAGAAGTTGTTATCTTGTAGAGGAGTAATTTCTTCCTATACGAAACAGcaacagcattccgttatgatGAATCATACACCAACAGGAGATATTTATCTATGTGATAATTGTGATGCGGAATTTATAGGCCTAGAGAAAATGAAG GAACATGAAAGTGTATGTTATGAACAAGAACATAACGGAAGCAATTCTCGATCTACAACTCCGGACTTGTCGATTGTAGAGCCTGAATTAAGGCAAAACCAGTTCTTGGAATATTTTCACTTGTGTTCAGTGAAATTGGAATCGAAATCAGTTGAAATTCGCAATGATGCTACagttaataacaataatatcattAGCCGAACCTCCCGCCGTGTTAGAGGGTTTGTAAATTTTACAAGATGTCCGactattcctttttcttctcctgCTGGTATATTATTAGCTAAAAGATCCAAGGCAATGACAGAAGAAACGCAACAAGAAAGGCTAGAAAGGATAGAAAGACATCTCATTGCTCCTGTCTTAAACAGCTCGTCTAAACCAAAGTGGTTGCAAGCGGACGTTGATAACGATAAATGGAGTGTTACATATAAACCAAATCGAGATAAACTGGCATGCGATTATGTGCAccaatataaatttgtaaattctgTTAAAAAGAAACCAA tGTTGAGCATACAATCACAGTTACTGTATGTTGTTTGTCGACCTGTTTTTGTTATTCTAAATCGATTGACCCAGGAACAAATACATGATTTTAAACAAAATCAGCCAAAATATCAATGTCTTATTCAAAATGTTTCTATTGTAAACAAGAAAATGATAACACATAATGAAGGAAAAACAGGACCAAACGTTCCTTCAAAACGTAAAGCTCCAAGTGATGAAAGTGACATAAACACGATGAAAGAAAACGTAGAAAAG AGATCGCATCGTGTATAA
- the ova gene encoding ovaries absent isoform X2, with the protein MYRISRNGKQLYKGKCTLSENNADSFENMKYSMLQEQEYGVGLPQNLVPSEMNECVMVDTDPMEIESSSLEEASVVSNLPLLFANGHPTSLEKITVTQLERFVTFMVKCSLGHDTNEVISEPRWWPKEVKFSNPLTRPKRVNDNWMANLKKLVFRCYTYHRSEYLLRFCSYLARYSQEDLQYVNNWDSTTSLYHKSTGKLLVTFRNENMNYDRTCESPRKKLLSCRGVISSYTKQQQHSVMMNHTPTGDIYLCDNCDAEFIGLEKMKEHESVCYEQEHNGSNSRSTTPDLSIVEPELRQNQFLEYFHLCSVKLESKSVEIRNDATVNNNNIISRTSRRVRGFVNFTRCPTIPFSSPAGILLAKRSKAMTEETQQERLERIERHLIAPVLNSSSKPKWLQADVDNDKWSVTYKPNRDKLACDYVHQYKFVNSVKKKPMLSIQSQLLYVVCRPVFVILNRLTQEQIHDFKQNQPKYQCLIQNVSIVNKKMITHNEGKTGPNVPSKRKAPSDESDINTMKENVEKVVGNEIINVELIDFGGKCSSGENNTTTIHSIKEIASCIRPSEAIAVIDLCSSDEEENTCTPASSNENKDSMSCLSHDVKGVTESFLEKFSSTKFQLEHEKCEWISDNILNNDVENYTDKYHSTMLNTFTNLSPILRPAP; encoded by the exons ATGTATAG AATAAGCAGAAATGGAAAACAGCtttataaaggaaaatgtaCCTTAAGTGAAAATAATGCAGATAGCTTTGAAAACATGAAATACTCAATGTTGCAAGAACAAGAATACGGGGTAGGTTTACCTCAAAATCTGGTGCCCAGTGAAATGAACGAATGTGTGATGGTCGATACAGATCCTATGGAAATAGAAAGCAGTTCTTTGGAGGAAGCTTCTGTGGTATCTAATCTTCCGCTTTTATTTGCCAATGGACATCCAACGTCATTGGAAAAAATTACTGTG ACACAATTAGAACGTTTTGTTacattcatggttaaatgctcCTTGGGCCATGATACTAACGAAGTGATCAGTGAACCGAGGTGGTGGCCAAAAGAAgttaaattttcaaatccttTAACAAGACCTAAAAGAGTAAACGAT aaCTGGATGgccaatttaaaaaaattagtaTTTAGATGTTATACATACCATAGAAGTGAATATCTCTTACGTTTTTGCTCATATCTTGCACGGTACTCGCAAGAAGATCTACAATATGTTAATAATTGGGACTCTACAACAAGTTTGTATCACAAAAGTACTGGCAAGCTATTAGTGACATTTCGCAATGAAAATATG aATTATGATAGAACTTGTGAAAGTCCACGAAAGAAGTTGTTATCTTGTAGAGGAGTAATTTCTTCCTATACGAAACAGcaacagcattccgttatgatGAATCATACACCAACAGGAGATATTTATCTATGTGATAATTGTGATGCGGAATTTATAGGCCTAGAGAAAATGAAG GAACATGAAAGTGTATGTTATGAACAAGAACATAACGGAAGCAATTCTCGATCTACAACTCCGGACTTGTCGATTGTAGAGCCTGAATTAAGGCAAAACCAGTTCTTGGAATATTTTCACTTGTGTTCAGTGAAATTGGAATCGAAATCAGTTGAAATTCGCAATGATGCTACagttaataacaataatatcattAGCCGAACCTCCCGCCGTGTTAGAGGGTTTGTAAATTTTACAAGATGTCCGactattcctttttcttctcctgCTGGTATATTATTAGCTAAAAGATCCAAGGCAATGACAGAAGAAACGCAACAAGAAAGGCTAGAAAGGATAGAAAGACATCTCATTGCTCCTGTCTTAAACAGCTCGTCTAAACCAAAGTGGTTGCAAGCGGACGTTGATAACGATAAATGGAGTGTTACATATAAACCAAATCGAGATAAACTGGCATGCGATTATGTGCAccaatataaatttgtaaattctgTTAAAAAGAAACCAA tGTTGAGCATACAATCACAGTTACTGTATGTTGTTTGTCGACCTGTTTTTGTTATTCTAAATCGATTGACCCAGGAACAAATACATGATTTTAAACAAAATCAGCCAAAATATCAATGTCTTATTCAAAATGTTTCTATTGTAAACAAGAAAATGATAACACATAATGAAGGAAAAACAGGACCAAACGTTCCTTCAAAACGTAAAGCTCCAAGTGATGAAAGTGACATAAACACGATGAAAGAAAACGTAGAAAAGGTAGTTGGCAATGAAATTATCAATGTAGAATTAATTGATTTTGGAGGTAAATGTTCTTCTGGCGAAAATAATACGACTACCATTCATTCAATTAAAGAGATCGCATCGTGTATAAGACCGTCGGAAGCGATTGCAGTAATCGATCTATGCTCTTCGGATGAGGAAGAAAATACATGTACTCCTGCATCTTCGAACGAAAATAAAGATTCAATGAGTTGTTTATCTCATGATGTCAAAGGTGTAACAGAATCATTCTTAGAAAAATTTTCTTCAACTAAATTTCAGTTAGAACATGAAAAATGCGAGTGGATATcggataatattttaaataacgatGTTGAAAATTATACAGACAAGTACCATAGTACAATGTTAAatacatttacaaatttatCCCCAATCCTTAGACCAGCACCATAA
- the ova gene encoding ovaries absent isoform X3 yields the protein MKYSMLQEQEYGVGLPQNLVPSEMNECVMVDTDPMEIESSSLEEASVVSNLPLLFANGHPTSLEKITVTQLERFVTFMVKCSLGHDTNEVISEPRWWPKEVKFSNPLTRPKRVNDNWMANLKKLVFRCYTYHRSEYLLRFCSYLARYSQEDLQYVNNWDSTTSLYHKSTGKLLVTFRNENMNYDRTCESPRKKLLSCRGVISSYTKQQQHSVMMNHTPTGDIYLCDNCDAEFIGLEKMKEHESVCYEQEHNGSNSRSTTPDLSIVEPELRQNQFLEYFHLCSVKLESKSVEIRNDATVNNNNIISRTSRRVRGFVNFTRCPTIPFSSPAGILLAKRSKAMTEETQQERLERIERHLIAPVLNSSSKPKWLQADVDNDKWSVTYKPNRDKLACDYVHQYKFVNSVKKKPMLSIQSQLLYVVCRPVFVILNRLTQEQIHDFKQNQPKYQCLIQNVSIVNKKMITHNEGKTGPNVPSKRKAPSDESDINTMKENVEKVVGNEIINVELIDFGGKCSSGENNTTTIHSIKEIASCIRPSEAIAVIDLCSSDEEENTCTPASSNENKDSMSCLSHDVKGVTESFLEKFSSTKFQLEHEKCEWISDNILNNDVENYTDKYHSTMLNTFTNLSPILRPAP from the exons ATGAAATACTCAATGTTGCAAGAACAAGAATACGGGGTAGGTTTACCTCAAAATCTGGTGCCCAGTGAAATGAACGAATGTGTGATGGTCGATACAGATCCTATGGAAATAGAAAGCAGTTCTTTGGAGGAAGCTTCTGTGGTATCTAATCTTCCGCTTTTATTTGCCAATGGACATCCAACGTCATTGGAAAAAATTACTGTG ACACAATTAGAACGTTTTGTTacattcatggttaaatgctcCTTGGGCCATGATACTAACGAAGTGATCAGTGAACCGAGGTGGTGGCCAAAAGAAgttaaattttcaaatccttTAACAAGACCTAAAAGAGTAAACGAT aaCTGGATGgccaatttaaaaaaattagtaTTTAGATGTTATACATACCATAGAAGTGAATATCTCTTACGTTTTTGCTCATATCTTGCACGGTACTCGCAAGAAGATCTACAATATGTTAATAATTGGGACTCTACAACAAGTTTGTATCACAAAAGTACTGGCAAGCTATTAGTGACATTTCGCAATGAAAATATG aATTATGATAGAACTTGTGAAAGTCCACGAAAGAAGTTGTTATCTTGTAGAGGAGTAATTTCTTCCTATACGAAACAGcaacagcattccgttatgatGAATCATACACCAACAGGAGATATTTATCTATGTGATAATTGTGATGCGGAATTTATAGGCCTAGAGAAAATGAAG GAACATGAAAGTGTATGTTATGAACAAGAACATAACGGAAGCAATTCTCGATCTACAACTCCGGACTTGTCGATTGTAGAGCCTGAATTAAGGCAAAACCAGTTCTTGGAATATTTTCACTTGTGTTCAGTGAAATTGGAATCGAAATCAGTTGAAATTCGCAATGATGCTACagttaataacaataatatcattAGCCGAACCTCCCGCCGTGTTAGAGGGTTTGTAAATTTTACAAGATGTCCGactattcctttttcttctcctgCTGGTATATTATTAGCTAAAAGATCCAAGGCAATGACAGAAGAAACGCAACAAGAAAGGCTAGAAAGGATAGAAAGACATCTCATTGCTCCTGTCTTAAACAGCTCGTCTAAACCAAAGTGGTTGCAAGCGGACGTTGATAACGATAAATGGAGTGTTACATATAAACCAAATCGAGATAAACTGGCATGCGATTATGTGCAccaatataaatttgtaaattctgTTAAAAAGAAACCAA tGTTGAGCATACAATCACAGTTACTGTATGTTGTTTGTCGACCTGTTTTTGTTATTCTAAATCGATTGACCCAGGAACAAATACATGATTTTAAACAAAATCAGCCAAAATATCAATGTCTTATTCAAAATGTTTCTATTGTAAACAAGAAAATGATAACACATAATGAAGGAAAAACAGGACCAAACGTTCCTTCAAAACGTAAAGCTCCAAGTGATGAAAGTGACATAAACACGATGAAAGAAAACGTAGAAAAGGTAGTTGGCAATGAAATTATCAATGTAGAATTAATTGATTTTGGAGGTAAATGTTCTTCTGGCGAAAATAATACGACTACCATTCATTCAATTAAAGAGATCGCATCGTGTATAAGACCGTCGGAAGCGATTGCAGTAATCGATCTATGCTCTTCGGATGAGGAAGAAAATACATGTACTCCTGCATCTTCGAACGAAAATAAAGATTCAATGAGTTGTTTATCTCATGATGTCAAAGGTGTAACAGAATCATTCTTAGAAAAATTTTCTTCAACTAAATTTCAGTTAGAACATGAAAAATGCGAGTGGATATcggataatattttaaataacgatGTTGAAAATTATACAGACAAGTACCATAGTACAATGTTAAatacatttacaaatttatCCCCAATCCTTAGACCAGCACCATAA
- the PIG-T gene encoding phosphatidylinositol glycan anchor biosynthesis class T isoform X1, producing MTMHFRIPLFFILVTLMKCVFPQNDFFDEELMLKPLPSNHVYAYFQFTTVWETTKDITTFQHSHLFPRGLGEIISRHNVNELHLTLTKGLWNYQKWGYPYHDAGPGAEIYSWFHEDVNNVDDEWKGLTNALAGLFCASLNFINPANSMSPEFTFRPTGVVDHSINSSHLRYSSLPKEIVCTENLTPFKKLLPCNSKKGLATLLNSAYIHNTNYHSIGVHFRVICSNTVCTKTSLELRQSVSLIYDTMTDVSQNWSVRKFFGMGIRGACPLATLSNVYIDISNNNTNQVYELIPPPSAKVVSLRGGQLNEIAVYDIRSLSLKGIFNIEVLYNTTHTAGLNYPSILYANRYVIGYGQERGSLVTKIYNNYWQTLDIILLESIPWYLPVYLHSVKIICGAKNIIPLTQRYLPGKERKSPYYLELILRLPPQSVTKFSIEMDYSFLKWQEYPPDANHGFYMGPAIITALLPIARNYTALPLDGSTITSSFNASREGYLVQLRTESLLVSLPTPDFSMPYNVICLACTAIALAFGPLHNISTKRLVLKRVEMDWKEKLLSSLMKKIVKSKKKEE from the exons ATGACGATGCATTTTAGAATACCATTATTTTTTATCCTTGTCACCCTTATGAAATGCGTGTTTCCGCAAAATGATTTCTTTGATGAAGAACTAATGCTAAAACCATTACCAAGCAATCATGTCTATgcatattttcaatttactaCTGTATGGGAAACCACAAAAGACATAACAACAT TTCAACATTCTCATTTATTTCCAAGAGGACTTGGTGAAATTATAAGTCGTCACAATGTAAATGAATTACATCTTACATTAACCAAAGGATTGTGGAATTACCAAAAATGGGGATATCCTTATCATGATGCTGGTCCTGGTGCTGAAATATATTCATGGTTCCACGAAGATGTTAATAA TGTTGATGATGAGTGGAAAGGTTTAACAAATGCACTAGCTGGCTTATTTTGTGCTTCCTTGAATTTTATTAATCCTGCAAACAGTATGTCTCCAGAATTTACATTCCGTCCTACAGGGGTAGTAGATCACAGTATCAATTCTAGTCATTTACGTTATTCATCATTACCAAAAGAAATAGTTTGCACTGAAAATTTAACaccatttaaaaaattattgccaTGTAATTCTAAG AAAGGCTTGGCAACCTTATTAAACTCTGCTTATATTCACAACACAAACTATCATTCCATTGGAGTACATTTTCGAGTTATATGCTCAAACACAGTCTGCACTAAAACATCATTAGAGTTACGTCAGTCTGTTTCATTGATATATGACACAATGACCGATGTATCACAG AATTGGTCAGTTCGAAAATTTTTTGGAATGGGTATTAGAGGAGCATGCCCTCTTGCTACATTAAGCAATGTATATATTGACAtatctaataataatactaatcaAGTTTATGAGTTAATACCTCCTCCAAGTGCGAAGGTCGTTAGTCTTCGAGGAGGACAATTAAATGAAATAGCTGTTTATGACATTAGATCGCTTTCTTTAAAAggaatatttaatattgaaGTTCTATATAATACTACTCATACAGCTGGTTTAAATTATCCTTCAATTCTATATGCAAATAGATATGTCATTG GATATGGACAAGAAAGAGGTAGTTTAGTAAcaaaaatttacaataattactGGCAAACActcgatattattttattagaaagTATTCCATGGTATTTGCCAGTATATTTACATTCTGTCAAAATAATTTGTGGGGcaaaaaatattataccat tGACACAGCGTTATCTACCAGGGAAGGAACGAAAAAGTCCTTACTATTTGGAACTTATTTTACGTTTACCACCACAATCAGTAACTAAATTTTCTATAGAAATGGATTATTCATTTCTTAAGTGGCAAGAATACCCGCCAGATGCAAATCATGGGTTTTACATGGGTCCTGCTATAATCACTGCATTACTTCCAATTGCAAGAAATTATACTGCGTTACCACTCGATGGAAGTACCATAACATCAAG TTTCAATGCTTCAAGAGAAGGCTATCTAGTACAGCTAAGAACTGAATCTTTACTAGTTAGTTTACCAACGCCTGATTTTAGTATGCCCTACAATGTAATTTGTTTAGCCTGTACAGCAATTGCCCTAGCATTTGGTCCACTTCATAACATTTCAACTAAAAGATTAGTTTTGAAACGTGTTGAAATGGATtggaaggaaaaattattatcgtCTTTAATGAAAAAGATCGTTaaatcaaaaaagaaagaagaatga
- the PIG-T gene encoding phosphatidylinositol glycan anchor biosynthesis class T isoform X2 — MGNHKRHNNIGLGEIISRHNVNELHLTLTKGLWNYQKWGYPYHDAGPGAEIYSWFHEDVNNVDDEWKGLTNALAGLFCASLNFINPANSMSPEFTFRPTGVVDHSINSSHLRYSSLPKEIVCTENLTPFKKLLPCNSKKGLATLLNSAYIHNTNYHSIGVHFRVICSNTVCTKTSLELRQSVSLIYDTMTDVSQNWSVRKFFGMGIRGACPLATLSNVYIDISNNNTNQVYELIPPPSAKVVSLRGGQLNEIAVYDIRSLSLKGIFNIEVLYNTTHTAGLNYPSILYANRYVIGYGQERGSLVTKIYNNYWQTLDIILLESIPWYLPVYLHSVKIICGAKNIIPLTQRYLPGKERKSPYYLELILRLPPQSVTKFSIEMDYSFLKWQEYPPDANHGFYMGPAIITALLPIARNYTALPLDGSTITSSFNASREGYLVQLRTESLLVSLPTPDFSMPYNVICLACTAIALAFGPLHNISTKRLVLKRVEMDWKEKLLSSLMKKIVKSKKKEE; from the exons ATGGGAAACCACAAAAGACATAACAACAT AGGACTTGGTGAAATTATAAGTCGTCACAATGTAAATGAATTACATCTTACATTAACCAAAGGATTGTGGAATTACCAAAAATGGGGATATCCTTATCATGATGCTGGTCCTGGTGCTGAAATATATTCATGGTTCCACGAAGATGTTAATAA TGTTGATGATGAGTGGAAAGGTTTAACAAATGCACTAGCTGGCTTATTTTGTGCTTCCTTGAATTTTATTAATCCTGCAAACAGTATGTCTCCAGAATTTACATTCCGTCCTACAGGGGTAGTAGATCACAGTATCAATTCTAGTCATTTACGTTATTCATCATTACCAAAAGAAATAGTTTGCACTGAAAATTTAACaccatttaaaaaattattgccaTGTAATTCTAAG AAAGGCTTGGCAACCTTATTAAACTCTGCTTATATTCACAACACAAACTATCATTCCATTGGAGTACATTTTCGAGTTATATGCTCAAACACAGTCTGCACTAAAACATCATTAGAGTTACGTCAGTCTGTTTCATTGATATATGACACAATGACCGATGTATCACAG AATTGGTCAGTTCGAAAATTTTTTGGAATGGGTATTAGAGGAGCATGCCCTCTTGCTACATTAAGCAATGTATATATTGACAtatctaataataatactaatcaAGTTTATGAGTTAATACCTCCTCCAAGTGCGAAGGTCGTTAGTCTTCGAGGAGGACAATTAAATGAAATAGCTGTTTATGACATTAGATCGCTTTCTTTAAAAggaatatttaatattgaaGTTCTATATAATACTACTCATACAGCTGGTTTAAATTATCCTTCAATTCTATATGCAAATAGATATGTCATTG GATATGGACAAGAAAGAGGTAGTTTAGTAAcaaaaatttacaataattactGGCAAACActcgatattattttattagaaagTATTCCATGGTATTTGCCAGTATATTTACATTCTGTCAAAATAATTTGTGGGGcaaaaaatattataccat tGACACAGCGTTATCTACCAGGGAAGGAACGAAAAAGTCCTTACTATTTGGAACTTATTTTACGTTTACCACCACAATCAGTAACTAAATTTTCTATAGAAATGGATTATTCATTTCTTAAGTGGCAAGAATACCCGCCAGATGCAAATCATGGGTTTTACATGGGTCCTGCTATAATCACTGCATTACTTCCAATTGCAAGAAATTATACTGCGTTACCACTCGATGGAAGTACCATAACATCAAG TTTCAATGCTTCAAGAGAAGGCTATCTAGTACAGCTAAGAACTGAATCTTTACTAGTTAGTTTACCAACGCCTGATTTTAGTATGCCCTACAATGTAATTTGTTTAGCCTGTACAGCAATTGCCCTAGCATTTGGTCCACTTCATAACATTTCAACTAAAAGATTAGTTTTGAAACGTGTTGAAATGGATtggaaggaaaaattattatcgtCTTTAATGAAAAAGATCGTTaaatcaaaaaagaaagaagaatga